In Notolabrus celidotus isolate fNotCel1 unplaced genomic scaffold, fNotCel1.pri scaffold_134_arrow_ctg1, whole genome shotgun sequence, the following proteins share a genomic window:
- the LOC117808659 gene encoding uncharacterized protein LOC117808659 → MSKVEGVCYKELLLSTLQDLGEEEFKKFKWLLEIRGIPKNKLERADRTDTVDKIVQKHSQQSTEVVMEILEKIDRNDLVEKLSSSSTETDRDTRDQNRKSSPEKVSLSPAVVKASSEDPIQNLQERDELIKLPQKQHVEEKYDRSEADGIQEESLLESLQKESGEPQEEKHQLIEKKKEGGDSRRKKKFREEIQKTEEIKSPVKEEATAALLDKLTSAKEADTDTVNQTSGKYDYITCKHLINMGSPAVYQLIPKRENIGTLKKLTLGKRDPNKTNRTILLVGETGAGKSTLVNALVNYAIGVEWEDKVWFEIVEEEEKSESDGQDKEEDQSESQTSDVIVYEIFGFEGKTLPYSLTIIDTPGYGDTRRDEQDDIVSQRMLDLFHSEDGVYEINVVGLVLKASDNRLSDRLRYIFDSVASLFGNDMKDNIVSLITHSDGRTPREALKALEAADIKCAQNEKYQPVHFLFNNCQNTERNQKNALPLETSWEITGRGMREFTGYLQNLLPKNLINTAEVLNERITLTASIQNLQQRVELIEKQQTKIKDAQDALNKHREEMKSNEDFTVTVQEPYKEKESIRGGMSWLFFYEGAVCCDVCQENCHYPGCTLAWYPRDCEVFKKSHCTVCTGKCHVSKHVKNKEKYVIKTREVQMTLKDVKEKYKKNKTDWEETKSLSEDQETAEKHLEDLEEAKNTLEEKSKNYDRSKADCEETTGLLADLEKRMKELQAEKDQWLKVSFQHVEKLEQIALNVVSLSTLGHLDFLIEKMNERRDTEKEMFQKEVQKLEKMKSRVGENKTAALQCKQKKPDKAKAK, encoded by the exons ATGTCTAAGGTTGAGGGTGTGTGTTATAAAGAACTGCTGTTAAGCACACTGCAGGATTTGGGAGAAGAAGAATTCAAGAAGTTTAAGTGGCTCCTGGAGATTAGAGGTATCCCAAAGAATAAGCTGGAACGAGCAGACAGGACGGACACAGTGGATAAGATCGTACAGAAACACAGCCAACAGTCTACAGAGGTGGTGATGGAGATTCTGGAGAAGATCGACAGAAATGATCTGGTGGAGAAGCTGTCGAGCAGCAGCACAG aaacagatcgAGACACACGTGACCAGAATAGAAAGTCTTCtccagagaaagtctctctgagtCCTGCTGTAGTCAAAGCCTCTTCAGAAGATCC CATCCAAAACCTGCAAGAACGAGATGAGCTGATCAAACTTCCACAGAAACAACATGTGGAAGAAAAGTATGACAGGAGTGAAGCAGACGGCATACAGGAAGAGAGCCTTTTGGAAAGTCTACAAAAGGAAAGTGGGGAACCTcaggaagaaaaacatcaactgattgagaagaagaaggaaggtgGAGACAGCCGAAGGAAAAAGAAGTTCAGAGAAGAGATTCAGAAAACGGAAGAAATAAAAAGTCCAGTGAAAGAAGAAGCCACAGCAGCACTGCTGGACAAACTGACATCAGCTAAGGAGGCAGATACAGACACAGTGAA TCAAACCTCAGGCAAATACGACTACATCACCTGTAAACATCTCATCAATATGGGGTCTCCTGCTGTCTACCAGCTGATACCAAAGAGAGAGAACATAGGAACTCTTAAAAAACTGACTCTGGGTAAAAGAGATCCAAACAAGACCAACAGAACCATCTTACTTGTTGGTGAGACCGGAGCAGGGAAATCTACTCTGGTCAACGCTCTGGTGAACTACGCCATAGGGGTGGAGTGGGAGGACAAGGTCTGGTTTGAGAtcgttgaggaggaggagaaaagtgaATCAGATGGTCAAGATAAAGAGGAAGATCAGAGTGAAAGTCAGACCTCAGACGTGATCGTGTACGAGATCTTTGGTTTTGAAGGTAAAACTCTGCCCTACTCTCTGACCATCATCGACACGCCGGGATACGGAGACACCAGAAGAGATGAACAAGATGACATTGTCAGTCAGAGAATGTTGGACCTGTTCCACTCAGAGGATGGAGTTTATGAGATCAACGTCGTGGGTCTGGTGCTGAAAGCCAGTGACAACCGGCTGAGCGACCGTCTGAGGTACATCTTTGATTCGGTGGCGTCTCTGTTTGGAAACGACATGAAGGACAACATCGTCTCCCTCATCACACACTCAGACGGGAGGACGCCTCGAGAGGCTCTGAAAGCTCTTGAAGCTGCAGACATCAAGTGTGCCCAAAATGAGAAGTACCAGCCCGTCCACTTCCTGTTCAATAACtgccaaaacacagagaggaaccaGAAGAATGCCTTACCGTTGGAGACTTCATGGGAGATAACAGGAAGAGGAATGAGGGAATTTACAGGATACCTGCAAAATCTCCTCCCCAAAAACCTGATAAACACCGCTGAGGTGTTGAACGAACGCATCACGCTGACGGCCAGCATCCAGAACCTGCAACAACGAGTGGAGCTGATtgaaaaacaacagacaaagATCAAGGATGCTCAGGACGCtctgaacaaacacagagaagagatgaagagcAACGAGGACTTCACTGTGACCGTTCAAGAACCATACAAAGAGAAAGAGTCCATCAGAGGAGGGATGTCGTGGTTGTTCTTTTATGAGGGAGCTGTCTGCTGTGACGTCTGTCAGGAGAACTGTCACTACCCTGGATGCACGTTGGCCTGGTACCCCAGAGACTGTGAGGTCTTCAAAAAGAGCCACTGCACTGTTTGTACCGGGAAGTGTCATGTGTCCAAACACGTGAAGAACAAGGAGAAGTATGTGATCAAGACCAGAGAAGTTCAAATGACTCTGAAAGACGTGAAAGAGAagtacaaaaagaacaaaacagactGGGAAGAGACCAAAAGCCTCTCAGAAGACCAGGAGACAGCAGAGAAGCATTTGGAGGATCTTGAGGAGGCTAAAAACACCCTCGAAGAGAAGTCCAAAAACTATGACAGGAGCAAAGCAGACTGTGAGGAGACGACCGGCCTCCTGGCTGATCTGGAGAAACGGATGAAAGAGCTTCAGGCAGAAAAAGATCAGTGGTTGAAGGTCTCCTTTCAGCATGTTGAGAAGCTGGAGCAGATCGCTCTGAATGTGGTCTCCCTGTCCACTCTGGGACACCTGGACTTCCTGATTGAGAAGATGAATGagagaagagacacagagaaagagatgttCCAAAAGGAGGTCCAGAAACTGGAGAAGATGAAGAGTCGAGTGGGTGAAAATAAAACGGCCGCTCTGCAGTGCAAACAAAAGAAACCGGACAAAGCGAAGGCAAAGTGA